DNA sequence from the Planctomycetota bacterium genome:
AGGCGATCTCCCCGCGCAGAAGGGCGCGGCGGTAGTCCTCGGCCTCCAGGTGGTAGACCGCGTGGACTTCCTCGGGGGTGAGCACGTAGGGCTGGCCGAAGGTGCGTGCGGCGAGCCAGGTCTTGCAGGCCTCCTCGACGATGAGGTTGCGGAAGTAGGCTTCGCGGACGTTGGAGCCGACGGTGAGCAGGCCGTGGTTGCTGAGCAGCACGGCGTTGTGGTCGCCGATCACCCTGGCCACGGCCTCGGCAAGCTGCTTGCCGGCGGGGATGATGTAGGGCAGCACGGGGATGTGGGCGCCCACGAGCGCGATGAGGTCCGGGTAGATTGGGGGCAGCGTCTGCCCGGTCATCGCCAGGGCCGTGGCGATCGGGGCATGGGTGTGCACGACGGCGTTGGCGTCGGGCCGCTTGAGGAAGCAGGCGATGTGCATGTAGATTTCGCACGTTGGCTTGCGGGTCGAGCCCATGACGTCGCCCGTCGTCGGGTCGATCGGAATGTAGTCGTCCTCCGTGCAATCCTCGAAGGCGCAGCCCGAGGCTTTGACGACCAGCGCCGTGTCGGCCCGTGCGCTGGTGTTGCCGCCAGGGCCCACGACGAGCAGGCGCTCGGCAATCTTGCGGCCATAGAGCAGGAGGTCGCGTTTCGCGGTCGCTATCGTGTAAGGTGTGGGCATTCGTCAGGAACTCCGTGTGGGCGAATCCGAAATCCGAAGCACGGAATCCGGGACAAGGGCAGAATCCCGACCACAACGGCCGGGGCAGACCTGCCGCAGCCGGCGCCTCACCTCGGCGATTCGTGCTTTCTGCTGTGGGGTTCCTTGGGATTTCGGATTTCGGATCTTAGGTTTCGTGTTTCGGGTTAGGGATTCCAGGTCTCCCTGCGGCTCCCGGCCGCAGGGTCAGCGTCCTTCCAGCAGGCGGTCGCCCAGAGAGTTGTCGAGGCCGGGCGATGCGAGGATCAGCTTGCGGGTCTTCTCGACGTCGTAGCGCACGCGGCGGAAGACCACGGCATCGGCTTCGTCGGTAAGCGTGACGTAGCAGGCCCTCGGGTCGTTGTCGCGCGGCTGGCCGACCGAGCCGACGTTGACGATGGCCTTCTGCTTCTCGTCGAAGTGGTAGATCTTGAGCAGCTCGAGCTCCGAGGGGTGGATGTAGCGCATGGCCTCGGTGTAGATGCCGGGCACGTGGGAGTGGCCGACGAAGCACAGGCCGCGCACGAGGCTGAAGATCTCGCGCATCTTCTCGTGGTTCTGCACGTCGCGCGGGAAGATGTACTCGCGCAGCGGCTTGCGCGGCGAGCCGTGCACGAAGAGCAGCGGCACGCCGTCAATCGAGCGCTCCTCGGTGATCGGGAGCGTACGCAGGAAGTCGAACCGCTGGGCCACCTCCTCGGGCGTCCCCTCCTTCGAGAGCTGGTCGCGGGTCCACTCGATGGCCATTTCGGCCCGCAGGTTGAACTGCTCGGTCTTGTGGCTGTGGAAGATCGCCTCGTCGTGGTTGCCCATGATGGTGAAGCCCAGCTCGCGCACGAGGGCCACGCACTCGCGCGGCTGCGGCCCGTAGCCTACCACGTCGCCCAGGCAGAGCACCCGTTCGATCTGGCGCGACTTGATGTCCTCGATCACCGCCTGGAGGGCGGCGAGGTTGCTGTGGATGTCCGATATGATCGCGATCACCGGCTAGCGCTCCTCTGGCGCGGGTGGCTCCGCGGGGAGCGCGCCCGTTGCACCCTCGGCCGGGTGCGGCGGCGCCGCGCGCTCGGCCAGGAGAATCGGAATGCCGTCCTCGATGGGATACCGAACTCCGGTCCTCGTGCAGAGGAGCGCCTGCCCCTCGGCTCGAAGGGCCGCGTGGCACACGGGGCACGCCAGGATGGCCAGCAGCTTCTCATCCACCACGGCGGCATCCTCACAAGGCATGTGCAGGCAAGATGATAGCAAAAGGCCCAGAGGCTGTCAACGCAGACAAGCCTCACACTCCGCCTTGACATCGAGGACGCCGCGGCCTACTGTGTGCCGGCACGGCAACGGCGGCGTTTTTCTCAGGGGCAGCTTGCCATGTCCAGAACGAAGGTGATGGTGCTCGGGCCGGGCTGGGTGGCCGGCGAGCACATCAAGGGCTATTGCCGCGACCCGCGCGCCGAGGTTGTGGCCGTGGTGGGCTTCCGGCCCGAGGACGCCGCGCGGTGCGAGGTCTATCGAAGGGAGTTCGGCTTCGCGGGCCGCTACTACGACAGCCTGCCGCGGGCGCTGGCCGAGTCGGGCGCCCAGGCGGCCTCGGTGTGCACGATCAACCACATGCACTTTGCCAACGCCCTGGCCGCCGCCGAGGCGGGGCTGCACGTGTTCTGCGAGAAGCCTCTGGCCCTGACCGCGGAGCAGGTGGACACCCTGGTCGAAGCGGCAGCGAAGCGCCAGGTCGTCACCCACGTTGGGCACGTCGTGCGCTGGTACTCGGCCATCGCCGCGCTCCAGCGCAAGGCCGAGGCCGGCCTGTTCGGCCGCTTCTACTATGGCGAGGCCGACTACTTCCACCAATACATCGGCGACTGGAAGACGAGGGCCTCCACCGGCGGCTCCACGTGGCTGATGGGCGGCATCCACGCGCTCGATCTGCTGCTGCACTTCATGGGCTACGACGCCCCCATCGCCGAGGTCTACGGCGTCTGGCAGCCCGCCCAGTGGCGCACGGAGTTCGACTACGAGACGGCCTCGTGCGCCATCCTGCGCTTCGCCGACGGGCGGATCGGCAAGGCGGCCACCGACGCGGAATCGAACCTGCCCTACACCTTCCGCCTGCACCTCCACGGCACGAAGGGGGGCATCCACCAGGCCCTCTACCACACGCCCGACATGCCGCCGAAGCACTGGGCGAGGCAGGAGGGCGCATATCCCGACGACTGGCAGGTCGCCGAGCACCCCTTCCCTGCCGAGATCAGCTACTTCCTCGACTGCATCGAGCGTGGCCGCGACTCCGACCTCTCCTTCGCCCGTGCGGCCAAGGCCTACCACCTCATCTTCGCCATCGAGGAATCCGCGCGCGCCGGCCGGCCTGTCAAGTTCGTGAGGAACTGATGTGGGGAGGGGCTGGGGGAAGGGGACCTTCTTTCCCAGGAAGGTCCCCTTCCCCTCGCCTCCTCATAGGCGCCATGGCTCGCGATAGGGGCGCTGGAGCAGGCGGTTGGCCTCGGGGTCGTCGGGGAAGCATTGGGCCGCGGGGTCCCAACGCACCCTGCGGCCCACCAGGTAGGCGATGTTACCCAGCAGGCTCCAACTCGTGACGCGGTAGCCGATCTCCACATCGTAGACCGGGCGCTTGCGCGTCCGCACACACTCCAGCCAGTTGCCGAAGTGGTCGTTGCTCTCGTAGAGATGGGTCTCGCTCGACCGCGTCGGCGACAGGTCGGCCTCGCCCTTGACGAGCGTGGGGCGGAAGAAGCCGTCCACCGTGGCCTGCGGGCCGATGAACTGCATGTTGAGCCCGCCGGTGCCCGGTTGCTCCCAGGTCATGACGAACTTGGGTTTCTCGAACTCGTAGCGCACTGTGTATTCGACGGGCACGTCGTACATGCTGGCGGGGTCCTCCTTGCCCGTAGCCTCAATGGCAACAGGGCCGGTGTCGTCGGCGCCCATCGCCCACGAGACGACGCCCATCATGTGCGTGCCGTTGTCGGTGATGAATCCGCCTGCATAGTCCATCCAGAAGCGGAAGCTGAACAGGCATCGGCTCGGGTGGTAGGGCGCCCAGGGCGCGGGGCCGAGCCAGAGATCCCAGTCGAGGTCGGCGGGCGGCGGGCCGCCGGGCGCGACGGGCGCCTTGGGGCAGCAGGCGTGCGAGAGCCGCACCTGCTCGATCGGGCCGAACCGTCCGTTGCGCACCCACTCGCAGAACTGGCGCATGTGGGCCATCGAGCGGTACTGGCTGCCCATCTGCACCACGCGGCCATAGCGCCGGGCGGCCGCCACCATGGCCTTGCCGTCGGCGATGGTGCGGCACAGCGGCTTCTCGCAATAGACGTCCTTGCCGCTCTGGCACGCCATCACGGTGAGCAGCGCGTGCCAGTGGTCGGGGGTGCCGGTGGCGATGGCGTCAATATCGGTGCGGTCGAGGATCTGGCGGAAATCGGTCACGCCGTCGCAACTGCCCCCGATGGCCTTCTGGGCGCGCTGCATGTGCGGCTGGTACACGTCGCACACGGCGACGACCTTGCATTGGGGGTAGTTGTGGATGCCCAGGAGCGCCATGCCGCGGCCGCCGGTGCCGATGACGCCGGCCTGAATGCGGTCGCTGGCGGGCGCCTTGCCCTCGGCGCCGAGCGCGCC
Encoded proteins:
- a CDS encoding Gfo/Idh/MocA family oxidoreductase, with the translated sequence MRQHADATRRGLLATMGAGLAAPYFLTGGALGAEGKAPASDRIQAGVIGTGGRGMALLGIHNYPQCKVVAVCDVYQPHMQRAQKAIGGSCDGVTDFRQILDRTDIDAIATGTPDHWHALLTVMACQSGKDVYCEKPLCRTIADGKAMVAAARRYGRVVQMGSQYRSMAHMRQFCEWVRNGRFGPIEQVRLSHACCPKAPVAPGGPPPADLDWDLWLGPAPWAPYHPSRCLFSFRFWMDYAGGFITDNGTHMMGVVSWAMGADDTGPVAIEATGKEDPASMYDVPVEYTVRYEFEKPKFVMTWEQPGTGGLNMQFIGPQATVDGFFRPTLVKGEADLSPTRSSETHLYESNDHFGNWLECVRTRKRPVYDVEIGYRVTSWSLLGNIAYLVGRRVRWDPAAQCFPDDPEANRLLQRPYREPWRL
- a CDS encoding Trm112 family protein, translated to MPCEDAAVVDEKLLAILACPVCHAALRAEGQALLCTRTGVRYPIEDGIPILLAERAAPPHPAEGATGALPAEPPAPEER
- a CDS encoding Gfo/Idh/MocA family oxidoreductase — its product is MSRTKVMVLGPGWVAGEHIKGYCRDPRAEVVAVVGFRPEDAARCEVYRREFGFAGRYYDSLPRALAESGAQAASVCTINHMHFANALAAAEAGLHVFCEKPLALTAEQVDTLVEAAAKRQVVTHVGHVVRWYSAIAALQRKAEAGLFGRFYYGEADYFHQYIGDWKTRASTGGSTWLMGGIHALDLLLHFMGYDAPIAEVYGVWQPAQWRTEFDYETASCAILRFADGRIGKAATDAESNLPYTFRLHLHGTKGGIHQALYHTPDMPPKHWARQEGAYPDDWQVAEHPFPAEISYFLDCIERGRDSDLSFARAAKAYHLIFAIEESARAGRPVKFVRN
- a CDS encoding metallophosphoesterase family protein, whose product is MIAIISDIHSNLAALQAVIEDIKSRQIERVLCLGDVVGYGPQPRECVALVRELGFTIMGNHDEAIFHSHKTEQFNLRAEMAIEWTRDQLSKEGTPEEVAQRFDFLRTLPITEERSIDGVPLLFVHGSPRKPLREYIFPRDVQNHEKMREIFSLVRGLCFVGHSHVPGIYTEAMRYIHPSELELLKIYHFDEKQKAIVNVGSVGQPRDNDPRACYVTLTDEADAVVFRRVRYDVEKTRKLILASPGLDNSLGDRLLEGR
- a CDS encoding class II aldolase/adducin family protein is translated as MPTPYTIATAKRDLLLYGRKIAERLLVVGPGGNTSARADTALVVKASGCAFEDCTEDDYIPIDPTTGDVMGSTRKPTCEIYMHIACFLKRPDANAVVHTHAPIATALAMTGQTLPPIYPDLIALVGAHIPVLPYIIPAGKQLAEAVARVIGDHNAVLLSNHGLLTVGSNVREAYFRNLIVEEACKTWLAARTFGQPYVLTPEEVHAVYHLEAEDYRRALLRGEIA